The Culex pipiens pallens isolate TS chromosome 2, TS_CPP_V2, whole genome shotgun sequence DNA window tcgcgagaaggagatcgacgtagctgccatcacggaaactcatctgaagcccggtgaaaaagtttatctgcaaaactacaagatcgcgacgcagctcgataggaccacctctggaggaggaggtgtgcttgtcgctgttcatcgtgatctcaagccacgccggctgccacacttcaagctggacatcatcgaggccgttggggtggaaattcccacttctgttggcccagtactcttcattgctgcatactgcccacgtcaggtgaattccagagatggttcagcagcaaaactgaagagcgatatccagaagctgacacggcggagcgcaaagtacatcatcgctggtgacctcaacgcgaagcatgaagtttggggcaacagcaggaggaatcggaacggagtgattctgcacaacgatctgcaaaacggatactacaacgttgtgagtccggatcgtccaacgagggtggctcggtctgggaatcactcaatcatcgacttcttcattaccaatatggctgagaacgtggctcatcctgaggtgtttgaagagttgagttctgatcactatccggtggttgtggaggttggagcttccgttattccgcagcggcaaccaacccggaaagattaccacaacgttgactggcagcagtttcagcaagtggtcgacagcaacattgactatgatcaacacccggaaacttctgctgatattgatcgttcgctggaggtgatccagcaggctatcaaccaagcggaggatgccaacgttcgggaggttcctgttaattttaaggtaactgatattgacgtagatactaaacacttgattagacttaggaatgtttataggagacaatatcaacggactggggactatgacaaaaagatttcagttaacaatttgaacaaaatcatacaagaccgacttgacaatatcagaaatcaagaattctcaaaacatgtaagccagctggggaattattcaaaaccattttggaaactttcaaaagttcttaaaaacaaaccaaagccgattcctcctcttattgttgaggattctcgtttgattacatccgaggaaaaggcaaatgcacttgggcttcattttgttagttcacataatcttggcgcttccatgaccagccgtaaagaaacatcagttgccaatagtatttcaacaatcaatgactctacctttgaatttcctgcagatttccatgtttctggtgaggaagtcaaagttgcagttaaacaaatgaaaaatatgacagctccaggctttgataacatttttaatctagtgttgaaaaaacagagtgatcagttctttcaacatctagccaatattttcaataaatgtttgcaacttggttacttccccaccaattggaaactgggcaaagtcataccaattttgaagcctcaaaaagatccaacatcgccaacaagttatcgtcccattagtcttttgagtagtctgtccaaactctttgagaaggtcatctattcaaggcttttggattttaccaacgataataatataattttgaacgagcagtttggcttccgaaagggtcataatactgctcatcagcttacgagagttactaaaatcatcaagcagaacaagcttgagtctaaatcaactgctatggctttgttggatgttgagaaggcttttgacaatgtttggcatgatggtttgatacataaactgtatttatacggttttccaatgtatcttatcaaaattatccagcactatctttcagagagatcgttcaaggtttttctgaatgggattgcttctggattattcaacattgatgctggggttccccaaggaagtattcttggcccacttctgtacaatatttttacatctgatttgcctactcttcctggtaatggtgtgttgtcactttttgctgatgacactgccgttatttataagggtaaaataaccagatatttagttggccgtcttcagaagggtcttgacgttctttccgaatactttggcgactggaaaattcgcataaatgcagccaaaactcaaaccatcatttttccactttccaaatcggccagatttgtcccaaaggatgatgttttgattaaaatgaatgatgtttcgataccctggtcaaaggaagttgtctatttaggtctcacacttgactcgaaacttttgtttcggcagcatgtagataaaatattgaacaagtgcagcattctcatcaggtgtttgtatcctttaattaacagaaaatcaaagctatctttgaaaaataagctagcagtttacaaacaaataatttaccccgttattgagtatgcagtacctgtttgggagtgttgcgctagaactcataaattgaagctccagcgtgtccaaaacaaggtactcaaaatggttttgaatgttcctggctggacaagatcaagtgaggttcatgaattagcagaagtaaaaatgttggatcagaagattcaagaaaaatgtttgaaattcagggaaaaatgtgctatatctgaataccccttgattcaaggattggtttagtttatggtaagatttagttagttttaggttaggttatgttttcttaattttttttttcctcattgtacctagtgttacaaaaatgataaatcatatacttttaaagttaagaaaatgaacagtgtttaaatcacgaaaagcaaactaaagctgaagagccacagctgaccacttattatgtaaaccaaatgtaattattataagaaagattcaataaagtatatttaattcaaaaaaaaaaaaaaaaatgctatccCAGAATTTATaaaacgaaatttgaaaattttcctgtGAGAATATTTTAATCTCAAAATTCAGCTACAGTAAaaattttacgtagtttttaaaagaaacctgtttttttgccttcctcgctgAGGTTAGCTGAAAACTGAACAATTTCTGTGTGTACGATGTGTATCGATAagaagttcaaaagttatgtataaaaatgtgttttcattaATTTCCGGATGTCAGAAAAGTGACTTAAATTCCAGCATGTTATACATCGCTAATTAGAtacttgaaagacctttccaattagtccaaaacattgaggatctggcaaccctgcctcgactTAACAGATTAGTCATCTAATGCATCTTTGGATAAATAGACTTTcccaaaaattttaagagtttgaagatttttgagaaGTGAGAAAGGCACCAACTACATGGATGGTttcagtaacttttttttagattcttcaCTTTAACAAATATAAgtcattaatatttttgaaacaaatttcaaaaatatcaatcgcaaattgaacttatttttaaCAATGGTAAGgggagaaaattcaaaatattttttctgttatttttctgAGTCTCTGAACTTTATATAAGTttacttgagaaaaaaaaatcaaatacttgcttaaaaaatataaaaataagcatacaatattaaaataagtaaaagaTTGGTAAGATTAAAATTGGCTGAGTCCTACATTGTTGAAAACGATTATATTTTGCTAGGtttcatttttggaaaacatattttttgatttacggTTCACGCTATATTTAAACCGGACTCGTATTAAGTTACTCTAATACTTGTTTCTAAAAATGATACAGCGTGGTTTTGCTGAAACGAGGAGCGAAGTGAGGGGGtgtcaagttttttttgcgtaacgtaataaaagaacactcCTTTACTGTCACATCTGGTTGTTTAAGATGTTGAAGGTACGTACCGTCACAAAGTAGAACAAATCGACAGCATTGAATCCATCAGACAGCACCATCGGTTGCTGGGCCGAGTGGAGCAGCAGCTGGAGGCTCTTCTGGGCTTCGATCGGCAGGTTGTTCCAGGATATGTCGTAGATCTCGCGAATCAGTTGGTCATTCTGTATGAAAAGTAAACGGGATAGAAAAGAAAAGTCTCCCCaccttgaaagttttgtttaaatatcAGGGCTGTAACTTAGGTATTTTGTTTAGCCACTCTGACTCCGGCATCTGAAGATTTAACGATTTCAATTTCGGGTTCCTCTCTCCAGCAAGACCCGACTTCGTTGAATTCAACTGTAACAACAACTCCCAtataaaaaattcttaaaatttgccaTGTCCATAAATGCATAGCTGTCCCatataaaattttccaatttttcccgactttttctgACCACCAAAGCCaaacagaatcaaacatttttcatttgtttttttttttcatcattataGTTTATATAGTTGAGACTACAAATTTCAAGTGCATTTTTATCAAATGCTTGAAAATGTACTCCTAACAAAAAAGCTTTTGTGGGTAACTTATGGCTCCATGAGCTAACTTACTTTACTGGACAGCAGCGTTCCCATCAAACAAGCGGAAAACAACTGCAATGCGCTGCCAAACGCTACCGCCGACCCCGTGTACCAGATTTCATCAGCCAGAAATTGTTCATTAGAAGGAGATTCTGGTGTTTCATTTTGGCTGCTCAAACAATAATTACCGTTACAAGAATATAACATGAAAAGACAGTTTGAGCGATCAAGCTGCCAAAGTTGACGTAAATGCCGTTTTGCAAAACATCGTCCAAATCACTGAGATTCCTGAAATTTTTCCAATCTTTGGATGATCTTGATTAACTTGATTGGAAAACAAACCCAGTATGTTGAATGTGTTTTTCGATAATATCATCCAATAACTCATTTATGGCAGATCCATTCCGTTCCAACTCTGGTGATTGTGTCAAGAGATCGAGTTTTTTTAGATAAACTATGATTATCTCCAGTCGTGCAATTGcatgaatgataaaaaatatgaatacaaGATCTGAAGCTTGCAATCCACAATAGCCGTACACCAGTAATGTACTTTGGTAAGCGAAATTAATCCAATATCCAGCCAAGGTGTCCCGGTCAATCCATGGAAAGAAGTATCCAAACGGCAATACGTAGTGTTCGCCCACGAGAGAGCTCACGATTGAATACGCTACAATCAATCCGATCATGATTTTTGCGAAGATTGCGTAAAAAATCacggcaaatttgcaaaaagtcgCTGCATTCCACATCGCTTCCTCGAACTCGTCATATTTTCGAACGTTTTGAAAGTTTTCCAAATTGCACATTTGAAGTTCATGAATCGTGGGATTGGTGTAGCTGTGAATCTTTGCAAAAGCCTGTAACCAAAGTAAATACAATTACATCCTAGGATGCAAACAAACAATACAGGACATAATTATCAAACCTGCACAGCCCCTCCAATCATTACGACGCAAAACATAACGTCAAGTAGCTGACCCCACAGAACTGTAATGCACCAGAAACTAAGCACCAGGTACAGCGTAAAGTCAGCGTACAGCAGAGCCAACCGCCGATTGTTCCGGGTGTAATTTTGACGGAAAATTTCGGCCCCACAAACGTCAGCCAAACGCATCGCAGATTCGGAGGCACTTTCGTACAAAGCCTTTGGATTTTTGAACTCACTGCTCCACAAATTACGGTGGCGCACAAAGTACCGCTTGGCAAACTCCATGGCTAACAACGAGGTTGTAACTTATCCTTGATAGGGTGATGCAGTAAACTTTACTGGCTATGTGGTAAATTACAACGGCGATCGAATGATTGATTCATTAAATCGCAGAGAGGGGTAGTGTTAATATTTAATCTACAATCAGCCTTGAAGTAATCATGCGAAACTCTAGAAGGTTTTGAGGCATCTGCTGTTTCCCAGATTCCCAGACGTTGAAACGGAATGAGAATAAACTAACTTTCGAACCTTTTTGGTATCATACAAATTAACAATTGATATCGATTGATCTCTTAGCAGCGATTAATGATTTGACTAatggaataacaaaaaaatatcaccccctgctttttttgcattcaaattaaataacttCAGCGTTGGTCTGTTCGACAAGGTTGATCCTGTTactaatttgaagatttgaagcccAGAAACCCAAAGCctcaaagcctgatttttgagagctctttttctgaaatactgaGGAAATGTGAGATGCCTGTACCCGCTCTTAATAATtggtgtcttccatcattggaaaaccgctcgtaaaacccacaatttttatatttcagatttgtagccgtggggacgaacattttatttttcgattcacaagtttcgaccagtaaatgtggtcaaagccgtttttagaggtatttttggactattttcaGATAATCCAttccagtccgatgaaagcatgctggaaagtcttgtgattagattacgccccaagcacttttcttgtcaattttAATAATTGCAATACATCCGAGATCACCCGAAAATGtagtacaaaaattaaagcggccagccctactgcgttgtgtttaccgcagagaggattctgtgaacggatcacattccacagaatctacaggggaggaaggatgcgtggacataccgtaccaaacgctccggatcaGTTAGGTGTTGTGttttagtgtaaatttggcagataattatatttttaggggGAAGTGGAATTGGGCAAAATGGGATTAAGGAATGGGAAAGTGAGGAAGGGGTAGGAGGGCTATTGAATTTATGGTATAATAATATAAGGGAATATAATCATTTAGCaaataatgatggaaagctctcaccaagaatcagcaaatcttaaaatcttcgaAAGACACAGCCAGGTTGTGTCCCAACCTGCAGCTCCTAAGTTCTTAGGAGCCGCCAATCCAGCCGCatcaaatcagccaaaatttccTCGTCATTTGCGCGATTGAGGCTCTATCCCAGGTCAGCGACGTCTTCCCGGACATGCAGCAACGCAACGCGAATCTCGGATACCTCCACCATCTCCACCTTGTCCACTGCCACTCACAAGTTCGTCTAGAACTAGCCGAAAAGAATTTGACGGAAATCCTCAGAAGACGAAAAAACGCGGagcgaaaaatcaaacaaaccgGACGCGACCATAGCTTACTGCGATCTCCTTTTGGActtttttacagataacacttttaaattcaatgaattcagtttcaaacaaaaagcctttcgaaaacatgcgcccaGCAATGAAATAATCAACATcagaagaaaatctttggatgctcatcaagagaaaaaatccgaagggagcatggctctcggttctcgcgcacgaaagcttgttaaaaaaatcatcatcttgattattcggcgaaaCATCTTTTtctctactacacttgcaaatgtaatgtcacacgtcgaaatatgacctgtcacattttgtagatgggcaatgtgtgtaaacaaagtgaaataaatatttttgagtggtgctgacaaggaaattcacaaaaaatcatcagcagattgattttcttggagaattttgggagcgattttctttcgAGTGATTtacctcctctctctttcgcgagtGAAGAAGGTTCGcaagcaaaattgattttttaacgaTTCTTCCATCCCTGCATGCGCCATAAACTACTTGTGCCcataatttgaagcttttccaaaatttatttccagagataCAGCCATATTCGTTTTACGTcctatttttaccctatttttctgttaatttttttgtttttatacagaatcatatactgaagaACTTCTGTTTCATTCCCATCTATTCCTCGATGACCCGGGACCCAGTACAGATGTACCCGGTTTCTAGATGCTAATTGTTTCAAAAGTGTTCTACATTCCCAAACAAGCCTGGACTGGCATGTTGGCGATTTTAATGCATTCATTGTACATTCCATGATAGCGTATATTTCCGCTAAAAATACTGTTGTCCATTGTCCCATAGGTATTGAAATATTCAGTCCAGGATCAGTTATTCCAGCACCCgtttgttttcacattttggaTCCATCGGTGTAAAGTATGATCGACCTTGGAGGAAAAGTTGGCCCTCCTGACTCCCACTCTACCCGAACAGACGGCAATAACTAATtccattttaataacaaatactgttaaaataacaaaaagtgttatggaatattcttgcaaaatccatttttgcataagagtttaataacagtttatattATCATAACGAAATTTGATATTGGTCTGATAtcgattgaaagccaaaacaactttggaataacattttttgttatggaagaatacctcaaaccgttattgggatgatcggattagttgttaaaataacaaaaaataataataaagattgattcgaagaataactaaaattgttattagtctgatattacaataacaattcaataacaaaaaaatcataacgacgaataaca harbors:
- the LOC128092959 gene encoding uncharacterized protein LOC128092959 — translated: MEFAKRYFVRHRNLWSSEFKNPKALYESASESAMRLADVCGAEIFRQNYTRNNRRLALLYADFTLYLVLSFWCITVLWGQLLDVMFCVVMIGGAVQAFAKIHSYTNPTIHELQMCNLENFQNVRKYDEFEEAMWNAATFCKFAVIFYAIFAKIMIGLIVAYSIVSSLVGEHYVLPFGYFFPWIDRDTLAGYWINFAYQSTLLVYGYCGLQASDLVFIFFIIHAIARLEIIIVYLKKLDLLTQSPELERNGSAINELLDDIIEKHIQHTGNLSDLDDVLQNGIYVNFGSLIAQTVFSCYILVTADEIWYTGSAVAFGSALQLFSACLMGTLLSSKVS